CCATGAGGTCCTCACTGTAGCTAAGCGAATGCTGGTCCCACACCCTTGAACCTCTAGAACTGTGAGCTAAGTAGACGTCTTCCCATTCTGAAGTGCCCAGCCTCAGAAATTCTGCTAAAATGATGGAAAAGTGACTAACACAATTCCCACAAATTACTGAAACTCCAACCTCTCTCCTGAGTCACAAACCATATTTTCCAAAAATGCCTATTAGATATTTCCACAGGCTCTCACAGTCGCCATGTCAAACACAGTGCTCATTTTGTTTTCCGTAATGgctctgtctcctttcctcttccaATGAATAAATGGCACCATCAACTATATAGGTGGTGCGGCTGAAACACAGCGGTGGGACCCCCCTGCTTGGGTGTCTAACTGGTCCCTGGCATTGTAGACATCCCTTTAGACAAGGCCTCTCTTCCCCATTCCTGACACCCGTTGCAAGTTGTACCAGTTAATGTCTTGTGGCAGACAACAAGGATAAGTCTCTCTGATTTGTTTTCCTAGTCTAAACCATTCATTTCCTCTCAATTGTCCATACTACTCCTGGAGCAAACTGGTCAAGTGAAAATCCTATCCTGGATTCTGCTTTCCACAGCTCCCCAGGTGAGCACCAGGAAACCAGGCATGCACCGAGGATAATGCTGTGTCTTGTTCATTTCCAATGGTGTTCAGTGGGAGACTCAGGACACAAGGGGGCACTAAAATCTCACCCAACCCTTTGCAGTCAGCTGCTGGGGAGCATCTTGCATGGCCTCCATGGTCTCATATTTCCCTCTTGTCTCATGTTTTGTCTGTGCTTTCTCCTGACTAATCCCCTGCAGCCAAGTAGCAAAGGTCACTAATAATCCGCAAAGACACAAATCTAGCAGGCCATGTGTAGCCTGTGTTTACTGGTTCTCTGGCTAGCATTGGCTTTGCAGGCAATCCAGCTTCTCCCTTAGCTTCCACGTCAGCAGCATCTTGGGACTCTCCctggctctgacaccttctcctTAGGCTTCTGTTCTGGCTTCTTTTCTTCAGCTGACCCCTGAAGTGAGAGACCTTACTCTTGCTCCAATTTACCCACTCTGACTGGGAGATCTCATGTACTCCCCTGGGCTCTATTGCTACTACCAACACACAAGGACTCATACATCTGTCTTTATCACAGGTCCACAGGCATCTGTGAAACCCACAGACACCTACAGCAGAAACTGGATCACACAGAGAGATATTCATTCACTTCATTTTCTACCTTAGGGAGAGGAGTCTCTGCTCATTTGATCTGGTCACcccagcaggaatctggaattcttAGCTTCTGCCCCCTCTCTCTTGCCTTACAGGCAGTCAtcagttttgttttactttccaaGCATCTCTTGAGCTCATTGCTTATTCTGTATCTACCTGCTCTGGGTGAGCTGTCTTAGCCCTTCATCCTCTCTCACAGGGTGGTCTCAAGTGCCACCTAAGTGCTCTGCCTGTGTTGGGCTCCAACCTCCTCCTTTCTAACTTTGGCCCCATGAGTCCAGATACTCTTTCTGTAGTGCAACAAGGACTATGTTCAGCAAGCCTCCGGTTGTTGAACCATGCCTTGGCTGACCTCTCCCAAAACATCACTCACCATTCTCTACGTCCCTGTTTTCTTGTAGCTTTGCACCGCCATGCCCCCACTTGTTGCTTTCTGGGTCTGCAGTGATTTCCCTTGTTAAAACACAGCTGAAGGGCTCTGTCTCCTGAAGAGTTTTCCTAACTCCTCTGTTTCTACAATGCCCTGAGAAGACTTCTTGCACATCCTCGTTGCCCTTGACCTGTCTACAAGGCTGCTGAGGCAAGGGGCCATGTCTTTAGTATGATGCCTAACACACAGCACTTTGTACATGACACTCTCATGTGCTGTAAGTCCCATGGGGAGGTGTAGGGTGACACTGCTCAGCGTGcaccccccagccctggccatagtCGTACTCTAAGCAGGTGACATCTACTGGCAAGTCTGCTAACGTCACTCCCAGGGTACCAGGAGACCATAATGAAGCCTTCCTTTGCTTGCTTTACATGGAGTAGAGCAAGCCACAGTAGCCAGTGAAGAGGGGGCCCCCAGAACCCACCCCCTGGAGGCAGAATCTGAGCCTCCCAGTCTGCAGGGGGTCCAAAATCACCTTCCAGTCCAGGTAGGATCAGCACCCCAGTCAAAGCTCACCTTGTGGCCCGGAAGCTCCTTTGGGCACGTGGGCTGCACCTGCTCAGAACTTTCTTTTCCACAGCACTGAAACTagagaggcagaaaagaaaatttcaggGTGCAAGAGGGCGAAGCATGAGCTCCATGGCTGAGCAGCGCCCTCCGCAGCACCAGGGCTGCCGAGATGGCAAAGCAACCACGAGCTGCTATTTCTAGAAAGAGAGCAAAGGGCCACACAAACGGGCAAAACAAGAACATGGCTCTTCCAGAGCCATCTGAGTTTAATGATAGGAAATGACTCAAGGCAATCCAAACAAGGCAAGGAGCTAATTGACAGTGTCTTTGTGAATTACTGTTTTTTAGCTAAGAGTTGGGGCCTCTAGATGGCCTCTTTCCGACTGGGAGTGACTGAAGCTGCTGAGGAGCTGGCAGTTcatgaggctggggctgggctcatAAACCGCCAGCAGTCTGGGAGGGATGGGAGAAGTAAAGTCCCGACCTGAAGCCTGGCCAGGAAACAGGTGCCTGTCTCAGGACGTGACACACGGAACCTGTGTGCCACCTGCCGTCCTTGGGGTAGCTGGGGCCAGATACAGTGGGAGCCTTCCAAGATCACTGTCCCCAGGGAGAATGAGGAGGTACCTGAAAACACAAGACCCAGGAGTTCCCAGCTGTAGAAATCAGAGTGACTAGGGCAGCACCCATGGCCCTGTAAGCCTCCTGTGATGAACCGCATGAGACTCTGCTCCACTGATAGCATGCTCCctcagaatgttctggaagggAGAGGAGCTCTTTCCTGTGCCTCCTTCCTTTTACACATGGGATAGCAGAGTGGATATTGGGGGCGGGGGCAAGGATCTGTCCTAGATCCCACAGCCGGTAGGTGGTACAGCTGCAGGGACAAATGGGCTTCCGTGGCTGAAAGGTCCCTATGCCAAAATACTGTCTTCTGAGAGAGCCTAGGATTTATGTGGGCTGCCTTCTTTGTGTTTTGTGCACACGACCTGACCTGTGCTTGTGACTCAGAATAGTCTTGTGTTCTAGAAACAGCATATACCACGTCTCTGCTTCGAGCTGGCAGAGGACGCGGATGCTCATGTTTGCTGAACACATTTTCATTATCAGTGCAGGCAATTAGCGAGAGGGATCAGATGTCATCTTTGGAAGGTATGATTTTCCAGAAAGAAGCAGAGTTACTCACTGTTGAGTGGAAGGTCATGAGCGtgccatttccctttgccctgTCTCTCAGGTAATCATTATAGGCCTCTTCATACATGGTTTGAACGTGTCGAATGGCCTGAAAACATACAGGAGATGGAGAATCCAGTGAGTGGAAGGTTTCCACTGCCTCCGCAAAGGAAAATCTCCTCttctgtattttcaaaaacaaCGCCTTTCAAAGGTTTATCTGCATTTTATGCTAATTAGGCATGGGTGGAGCCAATAACAGAGCCCAATTCCTACGATACTTTGGAGGATGGAAGGACACACCAGGCTAGAACATTTTTATGGATGTGCCAGATGTACCAGAGCGCAGGTTCCCTAAGCTGTTGGGGCTTCTGCATCAGTTGAGCCCGATTTCTGGGTTCCCCTCAAATGATTCTGAGGCACAACCAGGGTTGGAACCTATGCAATCTTTGTACCTCACTGGCAGGAAGGACTTAAGTCACCTTGTgacaagctttttaaaagatcatgTTCATGATCAGGGTCAGCATGTTGGCtgagcaggctaatcctctgcctatagtgccagcatcccacatggggccaGCTCTAGTCCTGCTTACTCCCCTCCAGATCCAGTTCTCCAGTACCCTGCTTAtgggttgggaaagcagaggatggctcaagcccttgggtcctggtgtgtggaagacctggaggaagctcctggttttggattggcttagctctggctattgtggtcattttgggagtgaagcatgaatggaagatctctctctccgtcCCTCCATAAAGGTGtctttcagtgaaaataaataaaccttttttttaaaaggtgctcATTAACAAGGAAATTTTTCTTACTGAGATATCATATGAAGTTTAGAGAATGCTTTTTCTGGTATTAGGACAGGTGACCCCTCCCCCCCAAACCGTAGACATCTCAAAAGGTTCTAAGATCACGAATATCACCAACTACTTCAGAAAACTTTCAAGTGAGTTGACTCTGACTTATTCTACATGTTCATCATATTTCCATCTAAAGTACGTTCATGGCACACGAATGCCTGAGGGAGTTAGCTCAAGGTtccattcccctcccctccctttcctttgCTCTCTGCCCACAGTGTGTACTCCCCTTGTAACAGCCACTTCTCCGAGACTTCTTCCACTGTCCTGTTCTGCACATCTGGAGCTGGGCAGCAGACTGAAACCTCCTCTTCACTAGCAGACAGCAGGTCGGGACTCACTCTCTGAGGCCTCTGTCGTGGCCGACCATTAACAACAAACTAATGAGGGATTTCATGGCTTTCTCGTATGTCTGTCACCTAACCTACCTTGTTTTTCAAATTGGGGAGCATCTTAAACTAGAGATCTGTTTAAAACTAGCATGGACCACTTGATAAATTGAATGAAATTTATGAACAATTTCCCCGGAAAGATTGAAGCGTACACTTTCATACACACAAGCTCTATGTGCACACTACACTGAGTGTAAAAGTTCTGCTTCCTCCATGAGTTAAGGGTCACTTGGTTTGCAATAACATTACAGGTATTGATATTACCATATGCTTTGACATGAAAAGAAATGCTTTAATCAGAAAACATTAGAAATAATTGTTACTTACTACACCCTTGCCTATAAAAGCGAACACTCCAGTAGTTACTTCAGCAGCAAATATCACAAGTAGGCAGGTGAAAAACTGTAGAGGAGAGAAAATActaatttcattcatttaatacCTTTTCAATGTATTTAATGTGTTCGGTCTTTGAATGTGAGTTCCACTGGCAAACAGCGGTCAAGGCTATTATTCTGAATTGATACAGCAGGGAGCATTTGTCATTTGCCCCTCATTGTCCTTTAGGTGACAGCTGAGTCACTTTCATGCAATGCAGTCATTCAGACATTATTTATTGAGCAATTTATTCTGTGTCAGTTACTCTCTGGGTGCTGGGATAAGAGTCCCAGGCCGCTGCTGACAACGACCGTATTTTGGAATCGGAGTTGGACACATGAGTAAAGGCACGTGAGCAAGGCTTTTAGATAGTGTAATGGAAGTCCCACCAGCTAGAACAGTTACTGGCCTCTAAATGCTCAATCCAGCCctgacaaagaggaagaactcTGGAAAGTTACAAATAAggccaggagacagagaggagaggcactgACGAGGCCCAGGCTTGGGTAAGGGTGGGCCTTGAGACACTGGGACATCATGGTCTgggatgctgtgtgtgtggtatcttGCTGCATAGGTTTCTGTTGGGTTTTCTCTGACAAAACTAAGTCAAGTGATCAAGTGATAAATGAGACAGACAGATGCTGAGCGGTtgggagaagaaaagaagagaagaaggatTACTGCAGAAACAAGTTACAGATGTTCAGAGCAAGGGATCGGAGGCAGTAGCTGAAGTTACAGGACCCAAAGCCTGCAGTGAGGAAGGAGACGGGGGAGGCTGCTCACAAAACCGTGCCGCCTACCCCAAGTGCCCACCCAGTGCCCACCCCAAGAAATACAGGGTTTCTCAAGCCTTGcgcctcttcttccttctttctctttggctTCCACTGGCAGTGAGcataagtgacttttttttttcttaagcagaAGTCTCTGAAAATTGCTCCAAATAGGGATGCTTAAATTATTGATTTAAGACAGAAAAGCttctcatttaaaacatttttaaaattttaaaaattgttattgatggagaacagatttcatgtgtctcttaggtacagttctaagaagataaccatatAAGCTTGGAACTCTTTGAGTTGCCTCTCGAGCACTTAGTGCAATTTCCTTCCAGCACATCTTTACGTGAACGACCTCCGCGGTTCACATTTCCCACGGGAGGCGGGCGCACAGATCACAGTCTCCATATGGAAGTGATCAAAACAGTGAGACTTACAGAGATGGAGTAATGCCATGCTCCCAGGTTAACGGTGGGGGGTTCAGAGGGCAAGCTACGGGTCAGTTGTTCCAACCCTCTTCAGATCAAatccctttcttctctcccaaCCCACTTCTTGTTCCCCGGGCACCACTTACTGATCCCAGCACACACTGTGATTCCCGCATGGCTCCGCAACATCCAAAGAAGCCCACGGCCATCATCAGGGCGCCGGCTCCAACCAGCACATACAGGCCTGCAGGAAAGGGGTTAAGGGCGACTGTTTAGAGCCCAGTTAAGCAAATGCCAGCACCACCAGCCATATGTCCTCTACTGCCATGTGGGTCCACAATGCCATGGGAAGTGCTTGGTGGGTGCTTGCTGAGTGCCTCATGCACCCCCCAAGCTCttacacctgcacacacagaccCTATTAGCTAGAGGATAGCCGAGGCAGGAGGTATTCAAGTCACGTAGGCTACAAGGACTGGGGACAACATCTGTCCTCCTCCCAGAAGTTCAGGCAATCTTGTCACGCCGGGAGCTTTCAAGCGTCCTTGCAAAGATGGTGGTGTCACCGTTCACCTGCAGTTTCAGAAACTGAGCCCACGCATGGTCAGGAGCCAAAGCCTGGAACACAGTCCCAGCCCTTTCTTCTGAGCTCTCAGGCCTCTCACTGTGCTCTGAAGTCAATGGCTGTCAGCACCTCTGAGAAGTGTTGAGGGCACGTgcagaggaagggaagtggagctcctgtcTGTCCAGGCACTGGTGGGGGAGCTGGAGTGGGCAGATAGAGAGGGAGGCTAAGCGAGAGGGGCAAAGGTCACACCAAGGAGGCACAATTTTCAGCTGAATTTTCACCTGCAGGGGGCAATGCCATGGAAATTGGGCACACAGGAGGTGGTCAGGGCTACATGTGAACAGCCAGTGAGGGCAGGAGACATGGCACCATCCACCAGGGCACTCTCGTTGCTACAGTCTGAGAGCCTGTGTTTAGCTGGTGTTCTAAGCACCTGGGCCAGGTTTAGTGATTCAGTCTTCAGAACAACTCAGTGATGTAGGGACTCTTATTGTCCCTAGTTCTCTGACACAAAAACTGGACCAGCAGCAGGGGCCCTTGATAGTCCCCAAGGGCACAGCActggggctgggcagagctgaaggcacacagccatggGCCTCGGACGCCAGAGCCCCTCCTCGCCTTGACTCCGTCCAGCTTCTCTGCAGCAGTTGCAGCCCTAACACGGGTGGGAATACCATCTGTTCCCTAAGTCAAAGCCCAGAACACTTGTTCTCCTGGAGGAAGAAGGGGACAGACAGGCTGGGACTCTGGCTGTGCCGAGAGAACTAAAGCCCAGCCTTGTCGTGTTTCCGCCTCAGATCCTAAGATAAGTGAGAACACAATGCAGGCCCTGGCACCTGACTGGTTTGGAATGGAGTTAACAGCTTCCagtttatattttgcattttactCCTATGAGTCACCTGGAAACCATTGCCACTGGCTGGGGAGCTGCGAGGTTGAGGGCTGGTGTCCTCCTCCACCCTCACCCACCGGCAGGGAAGCCCTGAGCTCGGCACTCAGGGTGCTTCCTGGGGCTTCCCTGGGTTGCTGGCAGCGCTTGGGGGACAGAGaggtccaggccaggctgctTGGCTTCCTGCAGCGCCTAGGGCTGTCACGGGGGACTTTCTCAGGCTTGGGTGAAGCCCTGTGCTCTCTGGCCCAAGGGAAGTTATTTATTTCCTGTTCTTCagctccttcctccctttcccttttctctaAAAGAACTGCACATTAATTATAAGTGTTGGCCCCACAGCTAAAACACCttattgttttcaaaaatatctttatttttcaaagctcTTTCAGACCTATCACCTCCTGGTTCCTTGGTGGAGTAAGCCAAAGAAGTGTTTTTGGTATTCAAGGAGAGGGTAGAGGCAAGGGGACTGCTGGGTGGACCCTGTGGCCTAAGGGTAGATTCCCGCTCCACACTCCTcacaggggagaggagagaaaattcTGAGAGTGGCAAAACTCTCTGGACCTGCTGAATCCTGTTCAAGATGGGATCCTAACACAGCATAAGGTCTTTTAATGGCCTGGCCCTCCCAGTGTAGCCGCTGATGAACCACTTGCAGCCACAGTTTAATTCCAAGATGCATTCTGTGGAGCTGTCTGCCTCCCATAGCAGCACACGTGGCAAATGTCTAACCTACTTCCCAAATCCCTCATGTTTGCTGAATTCTAGCTATCTTGGCTTGAAAAGGGAAAAACCCTGGGTAAGTGCCTGTTTATCATTACCAGCTGGGCTTGGCAGTGCCACTCACTGCTAGGACATGCTACCAACCAGAGCTGTTCTCAGAACACCTTCTTCCCCAACACATTTATCATTGCTATTTTTTCTCCTGGATACTTGATGTTTAAGCTAGGAACATCACTTCAATCAGCATAGCAATAAGAGAGGGAGGCTTCCAAATGGCCTGTTGGTATAAACTTCTCTTAAAATGTCTCCCCAGAGTGGTTGTTGTTCGGCCTGGCGGTGAGGGCATGTCAAATCAGAGAGCCtgggctgagtcctggctctccCTGCAGTTCCAACCTGCTGCTAATgctcagcctgggaggcagcggtgatggctcaggtggctgggtgcctgtcaccatgtgggagacctaacttgagttccaagctcctggccttgatctggtccagctctggataTTTTGgacttttggggaatgaaacagcacatggaagatatctccatcggactcttctgccttccaaataaaaatcaacaaatcaataaatcaaccATCCCTTCTTTTTAGGGACATGATATTGGTATGATTATGATTTTAGtggctctttctttttaaaaatttttggcaGCAGATAGTTTTGCATAATCTGAAAATAATTGTTCTCTCCAGCCATCCAATTGCCCAGTATGCTTGTCATTACAGCCCTCCATCTCCAGGGAGCCACCTGACCTAccagatgctcaagtcccttacaGAAAAGTGCTGCACTGTACTGATCCTATGCTCCTATGCATATCCTTCCGTGTGATTTAGGTAATCTCTAGACCAATTACAATATTCCATGCAATGTAATTACTATTCAAATACTGCATGATAACAAGAAAAATCTGTACATGGTAAATGCAtagttggtttgtttttgtttttctaaaacttCTTTGATCTGAAGTTGGCTTTGACTCTGCAGATGTGGAAGCTTTGGATATGAAAGGACTCCTGTATACAAACATCTAGCAGAGAGGACAGGGCTCAGTGAATGGGAAGAGAGAGGGCCCGAGTTTCTCTCTAAATAGCAACGATGGAGACCAACAACTCTCAGGGACCGAGTCCTGTGGTAAGCATCGAATGTGCCTTGGAAGCCCACCGTAGTTACCACTGCTTTTTGGTGGCTTGGCCTGCTCTAGGTGGCGTTTACCAGCCATCATCTCTAATGTATTGAGAAGCCTCCATGCTATACAACACCAGTCTCTCATTGTGATTCAGAAGCATCCGAGCCACTCCTTGACCCTTTCTGTCTGGATTCTCCCACATAGTCACGTCCCTCACAGGTGACCCTTTCCCCAGATGACCCCCATGGAGTAGAAACAGCCACTGACTTTCACCAAGGACTCACCCCGCAACAGGCACAGATCTCAACCATGGTAATCTGTCCCCACTGAAAAatctgagacacagagaaatgaagTCCTGTACCTAGGATTGCCCAGGTGGTGGGGAGCAGAACTGCCACGGTTCTGGAGGCATCTGCTCCAATGTGGGCACCCCTACCCTAACTCACACCTATATTGTTTGTAGGAACTCAGGATAGTGGCTTGCTTTGCCAaaaatctgttttccttctttgtggATGACTGTGCTTGAGGTGTCTTAGAATGAATGATTCCTGTTTTCCTCTGAAAGCTCAGAGCTTGCAGCCAGAAATCCAAGCCTGCCAACCAGAACTTTAGGTAGATCCTCTTACTCTTCAGTAGTGAGATTTGGAATTGTCTACGCTAACTTGTAAAAATGCTTTGAAGAAATTGTGTCAACACTGCAAGTAACAGAATGGACCCAGACACCATGGCTGTCAGGTACCCCTGAGAACCTAGAGGCAACAAAATATTACCAGAGTGAGTCAGAGGTTTTAGAAAGGCAAGCCAGCCCCAAATGTTCAGTCTTGAAACACTTTCCTTCCATGCCACTTGTGGCCATGGCCAAAGTCAGGCTGTGGGACTTGTAATTCAGCAGGGAGAGCCAGCTGCAGTTAGGCCGTGACCCTGGAAAGCCCAGGGGCTCCTGTTTGTGTGGGCAACCTCTTGATGGAGAAACCTGCTCACATCCTCTTCTCCCAGACATGACCTCATGTGCTCCGGCACATTCTTCACAGCCTTCCAGGGGCTAAGGAGTGGTTTCCTGCTCTGTACACATAGGAACAAGACCCTCAAGGGTAAACCCAATGCCAGAGGCAGGTCAGACAAGGGTGTAATAGGAAGCAAGCCAGGCAGGTGTCTGGGATCTCCAAGACAGGTGTTTGCTGAAAGCTGGAGTGAAGAGGGTAGAGGAAGCCCCGAGCCACCAAGCCGTGCCAATTCCAGTCTTGCCAGGCTCTCCTTCCACTACCCTAGCAACCAGACAACACAGAGACCCAGGATTgttccccaggcctcagcccagaaGTCCTTGTAAGAAGTCCTTGTAAGGTAGTCTGGGCACCCTCTGTCCCTGTTCTGGACCCCGTGCCCTGGCCTGcgatctgctgcttccctggcttGGAAGCCATGCTCAGATCCATATCTCAGGAGGAAATCTCTCCAACAGTAAGGAAGGAGCAAGGGGACCAGGGAGGAAATCACCCCCAGAGCAGAGATCACTCCTCTCACCAGAGTCACCCTCACTTGCCCAGAAGCAAGGCGTGAGACAAGGCATCCTCCACAGGTTCCCTGCAGAGGTGGGACTCAagactgggagacctggcttccagAAGCACCAGCTGGATGTGCCAAGTCCATTTAGGATACTCTCCAACAAAGTGGTGATAAGAGTTCAATGGGTGGACCTGGAACCTATTGCTAATAGAGAATAGTGTACTGGACCCATGGACATGGGGTAAGTGTTTGCAAAACCTGGGTCTACCTTATATGGTTTTCTAAAAGTTTCCttactattttttaaactattttttttcccacaccTTCACCCTTTTCCAcctccccctcccaccattttccctgTATTATCTCAATTACAGTATTATGTCAATCCCTCAGAACAAGCCACAGGCTtagctttctgctatttaaatgtatcatgatgtGTGAAGTGaaggcaaatgtagaaaaaacATAGTAGGGTCATGTAGAGTTCTAACATTTattgggagtcctacttttattcaggagtaaagaCATATATTGCAGAGTTCTGGGTCAGCTTCCTTTGCAATGTCCTCTGCTTTACACTGCAAACTCTATATCCATGCTTGTATCCTTACATATGTCCCTCTTATTTTCCTTGCTAGGGAGAAGGTCTCTTTCTTGTTTGGAGGCTTATTTAATgaggaaagaaataataacttTTGTGAACATGTGTTTTGCTTTCTATGTTTATCAGCAGTCATCTGTGGAGTGGAGAAACGGTCTGTGACATCATGGAGACATCTCATTGCTGCCATCCAGAGAGGCTGCCCTGGgactcagggcacaagcaggccTGGAGTCAGCCCACCTGCTTCCTCCACGGAGCCCTACCAGGAAGAGCAGGGAAACCACAATAGACACCAGCTCCGGTTGCTTAACGGTCTGGCCCTTCGTCACCTTCTTCTGCCTGTGCTAGGTTTCTGTGCTATCCACCTCCCTAGACTCTGTGCCCTGACCACCGTCATCGTCACTGCCTGCCCCTGGTGAGGCTGACTTAGCAAGGAGGACAGatgtggctgagaaagaactaaaGTGGGAAGATCCACATCTGTGCTCCATGCCACCGAAGTCAGGCCCTGCTTGAAGATCATTATTTCCCCCTACTAgggattcatttctttttatctgttGGATAAATGAGTCTCCTCTATTCTGAACCCAGATAGTCTGAGAGGGCTGGCTCCCCTCAAGTTGCAAGGCAGGCACACAGCCCAGGCTGAAGTCCACAGTGACTGGCCATAGTGAGCAACCGGGATGGGCGTCAGACCCTATGCCGAGGTGAGTTGGGCTTGGGGCACCAGGTGGGCCAGCTGGGATGAAGGAAGCATGTTCCTTCACTGTGAGTACTTTGGAGATGGTGTCTAGAGCTACTGGCAGCCACTGCCTCACCTGAAGGGAAATTTGCCCAAGACTGG
This window of the Ochotona princeps isolate mOchPri1 chromosome 2, mOchPri1.hap1, whole genome shotgun sequence genome carries:
- the TSPAN2 gene encoding tetraspanin-2 isoform X2 → MGRFRGGLRCIKYLLLGFNLLFWLAGSAVIAFGLWFRFGGTIKDLSAEDQSPEYFYMGLYVLVGAGALMMAVGFFGCCGAMRESQCVLGSFFTCLLVIFAAEVTTGVFAFIGKGVAIRHVQTMYEEAYNDYLRDRAKGNGTLMTFHSTFQCCGKESSEQVQPTCPKELPGHKNCIDEIETIISIKLQLIGIVGIGIAGLTIFGMIFSMVLCCAIRNSRDVI